gtggaggtgtggAGAATGAAACTGGAAGAGGAGCTGGCACTGAAAGGTAGGGTCTCAGTCTCACACTGACCACTGTCTGGGGAGTGGGGAGATTTGCTGAAACGAATCGTATAGATTCACGTCACTGTTATATAGACATAAACAGTTGTTGGAGAGGGTATGATGTACTTTTGTTTGCATGAAAAATGGAACCAGATATTTTCCTCCTATGTACAATCACATTTGATTAGTGTGTATACAGGCTTATCATACACCCCATCAAATACAATTGATGCCAATACTGTATAGAGTACTAACATCACTGCTGTTGTGTTTCTAACTAATCCACTCTCTATTTGTCCCATCTCCAGAGGAGGCAGAGATGATCCTGAGGGAATTCCGTGAAGACGTTGACAACGCCACTCTGCAGAAGGCTGAGCTCGAGAAGCGCGTCGAACAGCTGGTGGCCGAGATTGAGTTCCTCAAGAAGTTGCATGACGAGGAAGTTGCCGACCTTATGAAGCAGATCGAGGACTCCAAGGTGACCACAGAACTCGACGGTGACCGCCCTGACCTCGCCGCCTACCTCCGCAACATGCGCGCCGAGATTGAGACTGTGGCGGCCAAGAACGTCCAGGAAGCCGAGAAGTGGTACAAGGGCAAGTTCGAAACTCTCAAAGAAGTCGCCGGCAAGAAAGAAGAACAGATGAAGTCCATGAAAGAAGAGATCACCACCTTCCACAACCAGGTGACAGACCTCCAGAACCAGATCGACGGGCTGAGGGCGAGCAACGCGGCCCTGGAGCAGCAGCTGGAGGACATGGAGATGGCCCACATGGATAAGGTTGGAGGCCTGGAGGGCATCATTGCTCAGCTGCAGCACCAGCTCTGCGAGACCAAGATGGAGATGGGCAAGTACCTGGCCGACTACCAAGAGCTGCTGCACATCAAGCTGAAGCTGGACGCTGAAATCGCCGTCTACAGGAAGctgctggagggagaggagagcaggctggggaTCTCTGCAGGGAAACAACCAGAAGCTTAAGGTGTGTTGGTTAATGGTCATCGTGGATGGGTAACAGCTCCCCTAGTAGGGCATGAGTCATGTCAGATTGGAGGGAAATGTTGGGGAAACATTAATACAAGTTTCTTTAGCGCTCATCAAAGTGTGAGGCTTACAGAAGAAACGTGGTGATATCAGAAAATAATTCCCAAGTCAAATTTACAAAGCACTGATCATACTGCTTGCAAGCAGAGCACTGTTAACACTTAAAATAGAGCAACTTTTATTCCCATTGTTTAGGTGTCTAAATATCATTCCAGACAGAGGAGCACTTCAGATCAAAAGGTAGACTCCCAGATTAGATCATTCCTAAATTGTTctgtttagtttctgtctatGCTCCCTGTGTTTTTGACAACCTCTATACGTACCATGTTTCTCTGCTCCCCTGTAGGAgctgtcacagaggagaggaccacCTCAGTGTCCTGCAGTGTGGAGACTCACCCAGCTGTCAGACGGTCTGTCTGAGCACCCCACGTTCTCCCCTACCACCAAGCTTGTCAACTCCCCCTATCTTCACTCCTCTGTTCCACCTACCCTCCCACCCCATCAGCCCCCCACCTTCCCTCTACCCCTACCCACTGTCAACCCCAGCCCAACCCCTAGCACATTCCATTACACCTTCCCAACCAGCCCACCCCTGTCAACCTCCCACCACCTCCTCCCAATCCTGCCTGCCCctgtcaaccccccccccaccaccacctcctcccaaCCAGCCCACCCCTGTCAACCCCACCCCCTCATCCCAGTCCTGCCCGCCCCTGTCAACCTCCCACAAACGTTGGAGTACCCTTGTCATGTCACGCTGTGCTACCGTATGGTTAACTCGTCAAAACAACACAGCACCTTTATTTGAAATGTAATTTAAACCCCCTTTACCCCACATATTTTCATTTGATGTAACATAACTGAAGACGTTCACATAAATGTATACCAAATACTACTTAATAAACAAAGCTTGACTTGAGTGCATTACAGCTGCTGTGGTTTGTTTCTGGTAAGAATTGTGCATCTCTAAACAGTGTCAATCTAAAATGACTGGGTTTGTTGTTACAGAAGTAGAAGTTCTTATCCATCTTGTATTAGAATATCATCAATACAAATATAATGTTTATGGCTTTGAACAGATGCATACTTCTTTTGCAAATGTGCATGGTAAGATAAGTCAACGAGAAGGCAATTGGGACAGAGGAAGAacatttgaattccatttcaaGTATTGCAAATAGATACTGCATACCCTGGCCTTGACCCATAGTGGTGAAAGGAGTCGACACTCAAAATGTAGAACACATTTTCATGATAGGATGTGTCATTGTCAAGAGTCAATAACATGAAAACCATAAGCATTCTATACACACTGGTTAGAACAAAGCGACTCGATTAATATCAACCAACACAAACAgtgctttgcaaaagtattcagacaccttggatttcttcacattttattatgttacaaagtgggattaaaatgtatgtcttttttgtattttatatatctacataaaatactctgtaatgtcaaagtggaagaaaaattataaaaaagaTGAATAGAAATTAAATATCTCAAATGTAGCTCCCTTTGGAATCGAATACAGATGAGTTTTCATAGGTAAGTCTATAAGAACTtcacacacctggattgtgcaatacttgagcattattctttaaaaaaaacattaagctctgtcaaggtgttggggatcatggctagacagcaaagtcttgccatagattttcaagcaagtcaaaactgtaatttgacccactcagggacattcactCTTCTTggttaagcaactccagtgtagatttggtatTGTGTTGAAGATTGTCCTGCTCCcagtctggtgtaaagcagactgtgCTTATCTCCATCCCGTTTCTATTTAGctcgatgtcaagcatacccataccatgacaCAGCCACCACCATgagtgaaaataaggaggcagttattcagtgatgtgttgtgtaagatttgacccaaacataaggctttgcatttaggccaaaagtCTATTCCATTGCTGTTTGTTTTAGTGCAGTATTACCTTAGTGCCTTGTTGAGCAGTTTCATTCCTGCTCAGTTCAGGACGACTGCATCTTTGATGTGTCCGGGTGGTTTAATAaatcatccacagcataattattaacttgaccgtgcttaaagatatattcaatgtctgatttattattgttacccatctaccaatcattgCTCTTCTTTGAAGCTtttgaaaagctccctggtctttgtagttgaatctgtgcttgaaatgaaacacttgactgagggaccttacagatgttttatgtataggggacagagaaagggTTAGTCATTCAAAAAGCATGCCAACCCCTATTATTTAACACAGACTGAGTCCACGAACCTTAAGTaatttgttaagcaaatttttactcctgaactcatTTAGGATTGCCTAAACAAAAGGGGCAGAACACTTACACACCAACTATACAAATGtgcaagtgtacaaaacattaggaacacctgctcttcccaTGACAGACTGatcaagtgaaagctatgatcccttattgatgtcaatcattaaatccacttcaatcagtgtagatgaaggggaggagacaggctaatgaaggatttttaagtcttgagacagaTTGTGTATGTCCGCCATTCAGAGGgcgaataggcaagacaaaagatttaagcgtATTTGAACGGGgtgtgatagtaggtgccaggcgcactggtttgattgtcaacaactgcaacactgctgggtttttcacgctcaacagtttcctgtatgtatcaagaacggtccaacacccaaaggacatccagccaacttgacaaaactgtgggaagcattggagtcaacatgggccagcatccatgtggaacgctttcaacaccttgtagagtccatgccctgatgaattgaggaaATTCTGAGGGGAAAAGGGGTGCAACTATTTTAGTTaatgtatcaaaaataaatgaaatccattttaatcccactttgtaactaaatgaaatccattttaatcccgcTTTGTAACTAaatgaaatccattttaatcccactttgtaactacatgaaatccattttaatcccactttgtaactaaatgaaatccattttaatcccgcTTTGTAACTAaatgaaatccattttaatcccactttgtaactaaatgaaatccaaggggtctgaatacgtttCTACTATAGTTGTTCTCAGCAATATTAGTCAACAATgttgaaaacaaaaaaaatataaaaaaaatactacaAAGTCTGTAACTGACAAAGCAGTTATGAATAGATCAGTGtctgctgttcctcctcctcctcttcagttaTGAATAGATCAGTGtctgctgttcctcctcctcctcttcagttaTGAATAGATCAGTGtctgctgttcctcctcctcttcagttgTGAATAGATCAGTGtctgctgttcctcctcctcctcttcagttaTGAATAGATCAGTGtctgctgttcctcctcctcctcctcttcagttaTGAATAGATCAGTGtctgctgttcctcctcctcctcttcagttaTGAATAGATCAGTGtctactgttcctcctcctcttcagttaTGAATAGATCAGTGtctgctgttcctcctcctcttcagttaTGAATAGATCAGTGtctgctgttcctcctcctcctcttcagttaTGAATAGATCAGTGtctgctgttcctcctcctcctcttcagttaTGAATAGATCAGTGtctgctgttcctcctcctcctcttcagttaTGAATAGATCAGTGtctgctgttcctcctcctcttcagttaTGAATAGATCAGTGtctgctgttcctcctcctcctcttcagttaTGAATAGATCAGTGtctactgttcctcctcctcctcctcttcagttaTGAATAGATCAGTGtctgctgttcctcctcctcctcctcttcagttaTGAATAGATCAGTGtctgctgttcctcctcctcctcttcagttaTGAATAGATCAGTGtctgctgttcctcctcctcctcctcttcagttaTGAATAGATCAGTGtctactgttcctcctcctcctcctcttcagttaTGAATAGATCAGTGtctgctgttcctcctcctcttcagttaTGAATAGATCAGTGtctgctgttcctcctcctcctcttcagttaTGAATAGATCAGTGtctactgttcctcctcctcctcctcttcagttaTGAATAGATCAGTGtctgctgttcctcctcctcttcagttgTGAATAGATCAGTGtctgctgttcctcctcctcctcttcagttaTGAATAGATCAGTGtctgctgttcctcctcctcttcagttaTGAATAGATCAGTGtctactgttcctcctcctcctcttcagttaTGAATAGATCAGTGtctgctgttcctcctcctcctcttcagttaTGAATAGATCAGTGActgctgttcctcctcctcttcagttaTGAATAGATCAGTGtctgctgttcctcctcctcctcttcagttaTGAATAGATCAGTGtctactgttcctcctcctcctcctcttcagttaTGAATAGATCAGTGtctgctgttcctcctcctcctcctcttcagttaTGAATAGATCAGTGtctgctgttcctcctcctcctcttcagttaTGAATAGATCAGTGtctgctgttcctcctcctcctcctcttcagttaTGAATAGATCAGTGtctgctgttcctcctcctcctcctcttcagttaTGAATAGATCAGTGtctgctgttcctcctcctcctcttcagttaTGAATAGATCAGTGtctgctgttcctcctcctcctcttcagttaTGAATAGATCAGTGtctactgttcctcctcctcctcctcttcagttaTGAATAGATCAGTGtctgctgttcctcctcctcttcagttgTGAATAGATCAGTGtctgctgttcctcctcctcttcagttaTGAATAGATCAGTGtctgctgttcctcctcctcttcagttaTGAATAGATCAGTGtctgctgttcctcctcctcctcctcttcagttaTGAATAGATCAGTGtctgctgttcctcctcctcctcctcttcagttaTGAATAGATCAGTGtctactgttcctcctcctcctcctcttcagttaTGAATAGATCAGTGtctactgttcctcctcctcctcctcttcagttaTGAATAGATCAGTGtctactgttcctcctcctcctcctcttcagttaTGAATAGATCAGTGtctgctgttcctcctcctcttcagttaTGAATAGATCAGTGtctgctgttcctcctcctcctcttcagttaTGAATAGATCAGTGtctactgttcctcctcctcttcagttaTGAATAGATCAGTGtctgctgttcctcctcctcctcttcagttgTGAATAGATCAGTGtctgctgttcctcctcctcttcagttaTGAATAGATCAGTGtctgctgttcctcctcctctcttcagttATGAATAGATCAGTGtctactgttcctcctcctcctcttcagttaTGAATAGATCAGTGtctgctgttcctcctcctcctcttcagttaTGAATAGATCAGTGtctgctgttcctcctcctcatcttcagtTGTGAATCAGAGCCTTCCACTCTCCCTcctgagtggccagactgccaaaCAGCTCCTTCACCTTCCTCTtcgcatccacacacacacacacaaaaacgtcAGGTCATTTCTACAGGGAAAAGTATATTTTGCAGTGTGTAGACCTGGAATCAAATAGTAGTTCAAATAGTTTAGCTGTGTTTAATTGAGCCTGGCTGCCTGGAACCAAttaaatagtcccaaaagtgcaaaccctagCCAGACCAAATCAAATGAAAAAATGTAGTAACTTTTTGATTGATTAAGAGAGAAGTGGATGTCCTACAGACCTGCCCATGACCTCTCTGAGTTTCTCTGGGGCCAGGAAGCTGGTGTCTTTACGGATCTCGGTCAGAGCTCCCTTAAACTCCTTCTGATACTTGTGGTTtaacctctccttctcctccttcatgTTCCCTCGCTTCTTCCCATAGTCCAGtctagagaagaaaaaaaaaagaagcgaAAGTTCAAAATGAATGCCATGTAAAAAATTTCATTCAAATGTTAAGGTTTACAGCTAagtgaaggtaacacactaacgaGGAAATAGTTCCACTACCTAAATCTTCAAGGAGTAATGCTTCACAACTAACTCAAATCAACGGTCTCTCACACTTCTACAATTGTTCTACTATCTTTGGTGTGAGCAACATGGGTTAAGGTGACACTCCAGAGGAATATCTTCCTTCTCTATCCCAATCTTCAGAAAGGCATACTATACAAATGACTGAATTCAGAGGTCTTACTCACACTTCCACAATCTTTGGTGTGAGCAGTTCAGGAGGAATGGGTTTCTTCTTCTCAAAGACCAGGGGAGGATGTGATGTCTTGGAGCCGGATATGGCCCCAAGGACTTCTCCATGATCCTCCTGGGATAACAGAAACACAAAGTACAAGGTTATATTACAACTGTCTAATATGAGTTAAATCAGTCAGTCaacatccacagataaaaggaaaATAGGAAGCGCTGCTttggtaaaaatgtaaaaagggTGTTAATTGGAAACATTGTGTTTTGCTGTCAGATACCATCCACTCACTAACCAGCTAGAAGATCATACGTGTTTAGAATACATTCCATTGTGTAGAGGAAAACCTCCTATAACAAAACATGTAGACTTGCAATCATTGACAACTAGTGGTGAAATAGTCTACATTTCAGTGAGGGTGAGCTGTGAACAAGCGTCTTTCTACTGATTGACCACTATTCCCATTTGGCGATGGACAAAACCAAGGACTCCCTGTAGCGGCAGACAGGGAAATTAGGGCTAGTCcggggttggggtcaatttcatTTCAAGTCAGTCATTTCAGGAAGTAAATTGAAATTCCAATTCTCCTTATTGAAAttgaccctgaccatagtgtcccTGTATGTAACACTAAGGTGACCACTGCTTCTTTTAAGCAAACAAACTTTTTTATTTTTCCATGCTCGATTTTTGACACTAATTTAGCGTCAAAAAGCAACATTTGCCCAGGGCTTGCTGACAATGCAGTTCCACTCACCTGTAAGGCTGTAGGGCACATTTTGACACGCCGGTGTTTGGAGAGCAGTATGCTGATTGGCTGGAAGATGTGGCTACAGGAAGTGAGTTCTCTGTAGAGTGAGGAGCAGCACTTCAGCAGGTCCAGACAAGTGGCCAAAGACAGCCTAAGGAGAGAACAGACGGTGGGACATCATTAGGACAGAAGTACACACTGATTTAATGACCATTTCAACAAACAGGCACATAGGAATTAACGGAAAAACACACTCACTCCGACACACAGAAAacatacacacttctctctcgcCCGGGGGAGGAGTGTGTGAATGCAGTCCACTACCCTTCAGGGTCATACTGACTCTAATCTCTTGAGGCTGATTCCTAGCAGCTAACACAGTGTTGATAATTACCACAGGGctgacacttcacacacacactccgtctaTTCACTCAGCATAGCCCTGCATCGGTCTTTGTAAGCCCCACAAGAATCTAGACAATTAGGATATAACCACACACCAAGTGGCTATGGGTATAAATGGTTTATgagtagagggtgtgtgtgtgtgtgtgtgtgtgtgtttgtgtgtgtgtgtgtgtgtgtttcagaggaaACAGTCAACTGATTTAAAACAGGAAAATGGGTGCCAGTATCATTACTGCTCAAATAAACTaactagggctgtgacggtcatcgGTCCTCTCCTTTGCTCCTGACTGCCACGAAGTGGGTGCTGTTTTACTAAGGAATTGGGTACATGTATTTAATGATACTCATTTGCTACAAAACAAAGagcaacaaagtttcatcacGTGAAGATTCCATGTTGCCACGGAAACAGACTCAACAGCACATTGGCTGCAGCCATCTTCAGTCAGCTGTTTGTTCCACAACACCATTCTAAAACTGGCTAGACTgtttggcctcccgagtggcgcagcagtctaaggcactgtaccgcagtgcttgaggcatcactacagacccgggttcgattccaggctgtgtcacagatgtctgtgaccgggagacccatgaggtggcgcacaattggcctatcatcgtccgggttagaggaggtTTTGGCGGCCGAGATTTCCTTGTCCTATAGCACTCCAACAACTCCTTGTGGAGGGCCAGGCTCCTGCATGCTGACTTCAgtcgccagctggacggtgtttcctccgacacattggtgcggctgggttctgggttaagtgagcagagtgtcaagaagcagtgtggcttggcggggtcgtgtttcagaggacgcatggctctcgaccttcgcctttcccgagtccgtaggggaatttcagcgatgggacaagactgtaaactaccaattggatatcacaaaattggggagaaaaaactTGAAAATAAGTTCTTAAAACGATTATGAcgattattttattttcatggtgGTGTACCTCCATAAACATGATAAggtctctacacctgttgtattcggcgcatgtgacaaataaaatgtgatttgacaaTCGTCAGTTACACAATTATACAATTACCGTGCCAAGCCAACAACTAACAGCAGCACATATCTTGATGACAATGATGACAGAATAGCACTAGTTCATCCACCTCAACACTCTTCACTCCCTCCTACACTACAacggcatcccaaatggcaccctgttccctaatggccctggtcaaaagtagtgcactacatagggaatagggtgcaccctACATCGTCCCACTCAATAACTTCAGAGGAGGGGTCCACTTGAATTTGACACCTCATTACTAAACCTATTATTGAGAATAAGGGCTTGGATAATGGCAGAGGAGGTCCTGGCACTTTCATAGGACATGGCCTACTTGCTATACTgcttcagtccctctctctctctctctcgctccctccctccgccTACACACCAGATGTAGTGTGAAGGAGCAATAGAACACTGCTGACTAATTCTGACCAATTGTAATTATCCCATTGCCCACACTCACTGCCTGCCTGATCTCGGTCTCATCTCTGAAGACACACAGCCCAATTTTTTCCCTAATCCCTTAACATTGGGCCTAACCGTTCAACATAGAGATCTAAACAGGTCTGGATAGGTAGAATCAGTGTAGCGGTGTATCTAAAATAGGTCTGGATAGGTAGAATCAGGGTAGCTATGTATCTGAACAGTCTGGATAGGTAGAATCAGTGTAGCTGTGTAGCTGAGCAGTCTGGATAAGTAGAATCAGTGTACCTGAACTGTCTGGATAGGTAGAATCAGTGTAGAGGTGGAGCTGTGTATCTGAACGGTCTGGATAGGTAGAAtcagtgttgtggtggtgcttcCACCAGATCACTTCCACCTTACAGATCTGCTCTCTCAGTCTCAACGGTAGTGGTCTGTGCCCAGATCAGTGGTGAGGGTGAGCTGCAGCGTGGCAGACAGAGGCAGGCTCTGGGTCTGACAGCACCAGCGGGTCACTGCCCTTCCAGCTCTGCCTGAAGGGAGGCACCACTGAGTAACCTGGACGGAAGAAAGACCACACAGCAGCCTGTCATGCCAGGGGCCTGGGGCTCAGACGGAGGGGATCGGCCTGAGCATTTTCAAATTAAAACAGACAGGGCTTTGATGAGACAAAGGACTCCTCATGAGTAACATTTgattttacttcctgaattgaatgatt
The DNA window shown above is from Salmo salar chromosome ssa13, Ssal_v3.1, whole genome shotgun sequence and carries:
- the LOC106568456 gene encoding desmin — its product is MRGSSYSQKSQSLQVSGTRSSMRVQSPSPSRCRGSSYNNRGRSGYQGGQGSSAVELGTEIHQVHANEKEEMQELNVRFAGYIEKVQALEQRNALLTAELAALQGRFKGGPTGIGEEYNLKFKEMRELIEALTNEKGAADIEMGYIEEEVEVWRMKLEEELALKEEAEMILREFREDVDNATLQKAELEKRVEQLVAEIEFLKKLHDEEVADLMKQIEDSKVTTELDGDRPDLAAYLRNMRAEIETVAAKNVQEAEKWYKGKFETLKEVAGKKEEQMKSMKEEITTFHNQVTDLQNQIDGLRASNAALEQQLEDMEMAHMDKVGGLEGIIAQLQHQLCETKMEMGKYLADYQELLHIKLKLDAEIAVYRKLLEGEESRLGISAGKQPEA